From one Notolabrus celidotus isolate fNotCel1 chromosome 2, fNotCel1.pri, whole genome shotgun sequence genomic stretch:
- the LOC117824410 gene encoding fibronectin type III domain-containing protein 9 yields MGITVYNISSTTARVNWPQSPTCLDTFYSVMYHPNWNSAVMSYKRKSFMHEDRIPVSQTSTHVGNLLPQTAYFLCVTCQAANPVQDQCQVFSTLSESSEGGDRAGWEFAAGVWLTCCILLLVIAGILMWGCLHNVCPFPGQGSGGCNVMTNSNHQDMSGSGRLYTHRRSSTDSSKHAANIQRPLLSTQRGSHVITQDHELRTLAKLSGSEPV; encoded by the coding sequence ATGGGAATCACAGTCTACAACATCTCCTCCACCACAGCCAGAGTGAACTGGCCTCAGTCGCCCACCTGCCTGGACACCTTCTACAGCGTCATGTACCACCCCAACTGGAACAGCGCTGTCATGAGCTACAAGCGCAAGAGCTTCATGCACGAGGACCGAATCCCAGTCAGCCAGACCAGCACACACGTGGGCAACCTTCTCCCTCAGACCGCCTACTTCCTCTGTGTGACATGTCAGGCAGCCAATCCGGTGCAGGACCAGTGCCAGGTGTTCAGCACTCTGAGCGAGAGCAGCGAGGGCGGCGACAGAGCCGGCTGGGAGTTCGCTGCGGGCGTCTGGCTGACATGCTGCATCTTACTGCTGGTCATCGCCGGCATCCTGATGTGGGGGTGTCTCCACAACGTCTGCCCTTTCCCCGGTCAGGGCTCAGGCGGCTGCAACGTGATGACCAACTCAAACCACCAAGACATGTCCGGGTCGGGACGTCTCTACACGCACAGACGCAGCAGCACCGACAGCTCCAAACACGCCGCCAACATACAGCGCCCCCTCCTCTCCACGCAGAGAGGCAGCCACGTAATTACCCAGGACCAT